A part of Synchiropus splendidus isolate RoL2022-P1 chromosome 19, RoL_Sspl_1.0, whole genome shotgun sequence genomic DNA contains:
- the arhgap23a gene encoding rho GTPase-activating protein 23 isoform X1, translating to MWAAKNVDLTKICTPMPAAMLPCPTLAGPDWSFQNPVGVDCSSPEPRCIWVAVLRGTPGPPPSPPPAMPSGCRQNRYPSRAKGRRDALSSTGDNPRPPMVARPGREGLGVGWKGPRTLVLQKNSQGFGFTLRHFIVYPPESALHTNLKDEENGNGKGFQRGKLEPMDTIFVKNVREKGPAHQAGLCTGDRLVKVNGESILGKTYSQVIALIQNSESVLELSIMPKDEDVLQLAYSQDAYLSGNEPFSGGAENLPPPPPLCYPRAKTTSPSGAPPSAPMGQNQLDNWSRWPGSSSASSPLDNRSTVGSPASWQESRSGEPGGVGHSSPAHRTEEIQYGMTSQQPQGQTRGRSYSSSSSSGPLSSPLQVHYPNHHSGSSTRKTSSVWNSPPLPQMSQSRTERCQQALSDWYYSQVPERSGRSIQTRHRSYSQDRLSDSRRQRQQTGGWPHSASQDTLLLQQSGPHGEPHWSYGDWEGGVDRGHASSNYTRTRSENLLAQYDRHGRSLEMLDRATGMVSPRFERPSWNQPPKPPPRTVTYQRDGGHFSAPQPRPKPQHSQSHSQPQPQQQAAPQNRRLPAGQSMDDQPVGYRSYSPSFYRKTGRIMQQAHSFRDPSYSGPHLNWNPAPKTSPPESTPSPLSASTTTPESQDKVYRPTNHERERGPVEAEVVAQTQEVVLRQKPPTGRRNAYGMRHPHYALPIDGLEPSLFSTDPQESFTVPESTGDAAPRKANGNLVPLTVEDDSLASIPFIDEPTSPSADLRARHVPASSVVSSGMNSAPAVVTSPASPTFTFPVNRLFSRDCSSIKSSRRSSYLLAITSERSKSCDEGLNTFKEEGRVFSRLPKRVKSFFTDGSLDNIGSAEEVRSKRHSTSELGNIIYSDVLREGWLHYKQILTEKGKKVGSGMRPWKRVFSVLRSHSLFLYKDKREAVLRGATIGGGAEDEQPISIRGCLVDIAYSETKRKHALRLTTQDFCEYLLQAEDRDDMLDWIKVFRENSKTDSEELGFTRQALINKKLNDYRKQSPTGSKPDSSPRLPRMKPPFLMAKTESALGAPRSPKPESKDDGGPPKSPWGINIMKKTKKAGPKAFGVRLEECQPGVNNKFIPLIVEICCGLVEEMGLEYTGIYRVPGNNAMVSMLQDQLNKGVDINPTEEKWQDLNVVSSLLKSFFRKLPEPLFTNDKYNDFIEANRMEDASERLKTMKKLIRDLPDYYYHTLKFLVCHLKTVADNSDKNKMEPRNLALVFGPTLVRTSEDNMKDMVTHMPDRYKIVETLIQHCHWFFNEEPDKDEKTPVDTEDLQPAPNIDHLLSNIGRTGLLGEASDSTNSDSAKSKASWGSKRDLTAKDFLTLSIMSAVTGRKRRKRHNGRRMGSSTDDDSEQEPVKPVHAGAEEEGEEESPVRDTAPRAEGEEEDDGEEDEDEEIVEKVEEDVVVVSSCREEESGGGQAPEDEGQGKVKVPVWRAPEDARSIVSGYSTLSTLGRSLGSEGRGDDADDEHSELVSETDNESGFVSRSLTQEWPDKAAAESTPLSAPRSYLYTHYKPPILLPTNLLATPEPAERSEGGARSTTPSSSSSTSHRLHSRPSFNSHKLIQCDTLARKKLKGEKVKARSLDLLELSGTTQSGESGSEVRREPSRTNPSSCSSQESLRLGGSRAAVPPSEAASFTPTRAQKDPVRTRLLGSADDLRSVGLRKPLSPETRRKRRAWRRHTVVASPTETPDKRPPLTVTEFPLSPISPNQEKTTGLPREAEGLDPGARQAPPSRFHQYL from the exons ATGTGGGCAGCCAAAAATGTGGATCTGACAAAAATCTGTACTCCAATGCCCGCTGCCATGCTCCCATGCCCAACACTGGCCGGGCCTGACTGGAGTTTCCAGAACCCGGTGGGAGTCGACTGCAGTTCGCCAGAACCCCGTTGCATCTGGGTGGCGGTGCTTCGTGGCACCCCAGGACCACCTCCATCCCCTCCACCTGCCATGCCCTCGGGGTGCCGACAGAACCGTTATCCATCACGG GCTAAGGGGCGTAGGGATGCTCTCTCCTCCACAGGGGACAATCCTCGGCCCCCCATGGTGGCCCGGCCAGGGAGAGAGGGCCTTGGAGTGGGCTGGAAAGGCCCAAGgacgctggttcttcaaaagaATTCCCAGGGTTTTGGTTTTACCCTCCGTCACTTCATCGTTTACCCCCCTGAATCCGCCCTTCACACCAACCTTAAG GATGAAGAGAATGGCAATGGGAAGG GGTTTCAACGAGGCAAGCTGGAGCCGATGGACACCATTTTTGTCAAGAATGTGAGGGAGAAAGGTCCGGCGCACCAGGCGGGACTATGCACAG GGGATCGGCTGGTGAAAGTAAACGGAGAGAGCATTCTGGGAAAGACGTACTCTCAGGTGATCGCCCTCATTCAGAACAG CGAGAGTGTGCTGGAGCTCTCCATTATGCCCAAAGATGAAGACGTTCTTCAGCTG GCATACTCCCAGGATGCCTACCTGAGTGGCAACGAACCATTTTCTGGGGGAGCAGAGAAcctccctccaccccctcccctcTGCTATCCTCGGGCAAAGACTACATCACCATCGGGGGCTCCCCCATCGGCGCCTATGGGCCAGAACCAGCTGGATAACTGGAGTCGCTGGCCCGGTTCTTCTAGTGCTTCGTCCCCCCTCGACAACCGCTCCACTGTTGGAAGTCCTGCCAGCTGGCAGGAAAGTCGCTCTGGAGAGCCAGGTGGTGTGGGTCACAGCAGCCCTGCCCACCGAACAGAAGAGATCCAGTATGGCATGACCAGCCAGCAGCCACAGGGACAGACCAGGGGGCGCTCTTATTCTTCTTCGTCCTCATCAGGCCCTTTATCCAGCCCTCTTCAAGTCCACTATCCCAACCATCACTCTGGCAGCTCCACACGGAAGACCAGCTCAGTCTGGAATAGTCCCCCTCTGCCCCAGATGAGTCAGAGTCGAACAGAGCGATGCCAGCAGGCACTGTCAGACTGGTACTACAGTCAGGTGCCTGAGCGCTCAGGAAGGAGCATCCAAACCCGTCATCGCAGCTACTCTCAGGACCGGCTTAGCGATTCGCGGCGGCAGCGGCAGCAGACGGGCGGGTGGCCGCACAGTGCCTCACAGGACACTCTACTGCTCCAGCAGTCTGGACCACACGGCGAGCCCCACTGGTCCTATGGAGATTGGGAAGGGGGCGTGGACAGGGGCCACGCTTCCTCAAACTACACTCGAACTCGTTCTGAAAACCTGCTAGCTCAGTATGATCGGCATGGTCGCTCATTGGAGATGCTGGACCGAGCAACTGGAATGGTTTCTCCTCGATTTGAAAGGCCGTCTTGGAACCAGCCTCCAAAACCTCCTCCAAGAACTGTTACATACCAAAGGGATGGGGGGCATTTCAGTGCTCCACAACCGAGGCCCAAGCCTCAACACTCTCAATCACATTCTCAACCCCAACCTCAGCAGCAAGCAGCCCCCCAGAACAGGCGTCTTCCTGCTGGGCAGAGCATGGATGACCAGCCAGTTGGCTACCGTAGTTACAGCCCATCTTTTTACCGAAAGACTGGTCGCATCATGCAGCAAGCGCACTCATTCAGAGACCCTTCATACTCTGGCCCACATTTGAACTGGAACCCTGCTCCAAAAACAAGCCCCCCAGAGAGCACCCCTTCACCACTTTCTGCCTCAACCACGACACCCGAATCCCAGGACAAGGTGTATCGGCCTACTAATCACGAGAGGGAACGGGGTCCAGTAGAGGCCGAGGTGGTGGCACAGACCCAAGAAGTAGTGCTGAGGCAAAAACCCCCAACCGGGCGAAGAAATGCCTACGGCATGCGTCACCCCCACTATGCGTTGCCCATAGATGGCTTGGAGCCGTCACTATTTTCCACTGACCCACAAGAGTCCTTTACTGTTCCGGAATCCACAGGGGATGCAGCCCCCCGGAAAGCAAATGGAAACCTTGTCCCACTAACCGTGGAAGACGACTCCCTTGCATCTATCCCTTTCATAG ATGAGCCGACCAGTCCAAGCGCTGACTTGCGCGCACGCCATGTGCCGGCGTCCTCAGTGGTCTCCAGCGGCATGAACTCGGCACCGGCCGTGGTCACCAGCCCCGCCTCCCCCACCTTCACCTTCCCCGTCAATAGGCTTTTCTCCCGTGACTGCA GCAGTATTAAATCCAGTCGCCGTTCCTCCTATCTTCTAGCCATCACCTCCGAGCGCTCCAAGTCATGTGACGAGGGACTCAACACATTCAAGGAGGAGGGGCGCGTCTTCTC GCGGCTACCAAAGAGAGTCAAGAGCTTCTTCACAGACGGG TCTCTGGACAATATCGGGTCGGCAGAGGAGGTGCGGTCCAAGCGCCATTCCACGTCGGAGCTGGGAAACATCATCTACAGTGATGTGCTGCGAGAAGGATGGTTGCATTACAAACAGATCCTCACAGAGAAGGGCAAG AAGGTGGGGAGCGGCATGCGTCCATGGAAGCGGGTCTTTTCCGTGCTGCGCTCCCACTCGCTCTTCCTCTACAAGGACAAGAGGGAGGCGGTGCTGAGAGGCGCCACCATTGGAGGAGGCGCCGAGGACGAGCAGCCCATCAGCATCCGCGGCTGCCTGGTGGACATCGCCTACAGCGAGACCAAACGCAAGCACGCGCTGCGACTGACAACGCAGGACTTCTGCGAGTACCTGCTGCAGGCGGAGGACCGCGACGACATGCTGGACTGGATCAAGGTGTTCCGAGAgaacagcaagacagacagtgAG GAGCTGGGCTTCACCCGACAGGCGCTGATCAACAAGAAACTCAACGATTACAGGAAACAGAG tcCAACTGGGAGTAAGCCTGATTCCTCTCCTCGACTTCCACGCATGAAGCCCCCCTTCCTGATGGCCAAGACGGAGAGTGCTCTCGGGGCTCCGCGGTCCCCTAAACCAGAGAGCAAAG ATGACGGTGGACCGCCGAAGTCTCCGTGGGGAATCAAcatcatgaagaagacaaagaaggcGGGGCCCAAAGCTTTTGGTGTGAGGTTGGAGGAGTGCCAGCCGGGAGTCAACAACAAG TTCATCCCCCTGATCGTGGAGATCTGCTGTGGTCTGGTGGAGGAGATGGGTTTGGAGTACACAGGGATCTACCGTGTCCCCGGGAACAACGCCATGGTGTCCATGCTGCAGGATCAGCTCAACAAGGGAGTGGACATCAACCCTACAGAAGAG AAATGGCAGGACCTCAATGTTGTCAGCAGTCTACTCAAGTCGTTCTTCAGGAAACTTCCAGAGCCACTGTTCACCAATG ATAAATACAATGACTTCATTGAAGCCAACAGAATGGAGGATGCATCAGAACGATTGAAGACCATGAAGAAACTG ATCCGAGACTTGCCGGATTATTACTACCACACTCTGAAGTTCCTGGTGTGTCACCTGAAGACTGTAGCGGACAACTCTGACAAAAACAAG ATGGAGCCTCGTAACCTGGCTCTGGTGTTTGGGCCGACCTTGGTGCGCACTTCAGAGGATAACATGAAAGACATGGTCACACACATGCCTGACCGCTACAAGATAGTGGAGACGCTCATCCAGCAC TGCCACTGGTTTTTCAATGAGGAGCCTGACAAGGACGAGAAG ACACCGGTGGACACAGAGGACCTGCAGCCCGCCCCCAACATTGACCACCTGCTGTCAAACATCGGGAGGACGGGTCTGCTTGGTGAGGCATCAG ACTCAACCAACAGTGACTCAGCAAAGTCAAAG GCGTCATGGGGGTCAAAGAGAGACCTGACAGCGAAGGACTTCCTGACTCTGTCGATCATGTCAGCGGTGACGGGCCGCAAGCGCAGGAAACGCCACAACGGGAGGCGAATGGGCAGCAGCACCGACGACGACTCGGAGCAGGAGCCAGTCAAACCTGTCCACGCAGGAGCGGAGGAGGAAGGGGAAGAGGAGTCACCGGTCAGGGACACAGCACCGCGGGCAGAaggcgaggaggaggatgacggggaggaggatgaagatgaggaaatTGTAGAGAAAGTAGAAGAGGACGTGGTGGTGGTTTCCAGCTGTAGAGAGGAGGAGTCAGGAGGGGGTCAGGCTCCTGAGGACGAGGGACAGGGGAAGGTGAAGGTGCCGGTGTGGAGGGCTCCAGAGGACGCTCGCTCCATCGTATCTGGTTACTCCACCTTGTCCACGTTAGGGCGGAGCCTGGGCTCGGAAGGACGAGGCGATGATGCCGACGACGAGCACAGTGAGCTGGTGAGCGAGACCGACAACGAGAGCGGCTTCGTGTCGCGCTCCCTCACGCAGGAGTGGCCCGACAAAGCAGCAGCGGAGAGCACTCCATTGTCAGCGCCACGCAGCTACCTTTACACTCACTACAAGCCCCCCATTCTCTTGCCCACTAACCTCCTGGCCACACCGGAGCCTGCGGAGAGGAGCGAAGGAGGCGCTCGCTCCACCAcgccttcatcctcctcctccacctctcacaGACTCCACTCTCGTCCCTCCTTCAACTCTCACAAGCTCATCCAGTGTGACACTCTGGCCAGGAAGAAGCTGAAGGGAGAGAAGGTCAAAGCCCGATCGCTGGACCTGTTGGAGCTGTCCGGTACCACTCAGAGTGGCGAGTCCGGGTCGGAGGTGAGGAGAGAGCCATCCCGGACCAACCCATCCTCCTGCAGTAGCCAGGAGAGTCTCCGTCTGGGGGGCAGCAGAGCGGCCGTCCCGCCCAGCGAAGCTGCGTCCTTCACCCCCACCAGGGCGCAGAAGGACCCGGTGCGAACGCGACTGCTCGGCTCCGCCGACGACCTGCGCAGCGTGGGACTGAGGAAGCCGCTGTCCCCTGAGACGCGGCGGAAGAGGCGAGCGTGGCGCAGACACACCGTGGTGGCCTCCCCGACGGAGACCCCCGACAAAAGACCCCCGCTGACAGTCACCGAGTTCCCTTTGTCTCCCATCTCCCCAAACCAGGAGAAAACTACCGGGCTGCCTCGGGAGGCCGAGGGGCTTGACCCAGGAGCACGTCAGGCCCCGCCCTCTAGATTCCACCAGTACCTTTGA
- the arhgap23a gene encoding rho GTPase-activating protein 23 isoform X5 codes for MVTCLPLSHITWTPSCLAKGRRDALSSTGDNPRPPMVARPGREGLGVGWKGPRTLVLQKNSQGFGFTLRHFIVYPPESALHTNLKDEENGNGKGFQRGKLEPMDTIFVKNVREKGPAHQAGLCTGDRLVKVNGESILGKTYSQVIALIQNSESVLELSIMPKDEDVLQLAYSQDAYLSGNEPFSGGAENLPPPPPLCYPRAKTTSPSGAPPSAPMGQNQLDNWSRWPGSSSASSPLDNRSTVGSPASWQESRSGEPGGVGHSSPAHRTEEIQYGMTSQQPQGQTRGRSYSSSSSSGPLSSPLQVHYPNHHSGSSTRKTSSVWNSPPLPQMSQSRTERCQQALSDWYYSQVPERSGRSIQTRHRSYSQDRLSDSRRQRQQTGGWPHSASQDTLLLQQSGPHGEPHWSYGDWEGGVDRGHASSNYTRTRSENLLAQYDRHGRSLEMLDRATGMVSPRFERPSWNQPPKPPPRTVTYQRDGGHFSAPQPRPKPQHSQSHSQPQPQQQAAPQNRRLPAGQSMDDQPVGYRSYSPSFYRKTGRIMQQAHSFRDPSYSGPHLNWNPAPKTSPPESTPSPLSASTTTPESQDKVYRPTNHERERGPVEAEVVAQTQEVVLRQKPPTGRRNAYGMRHPHYALPIDGLEPSLFSTDPQESFTVPESTGDAAPRKANGNLVPLTVEDDSLASIPFIDEPTSPSADLRARHVPASSVVSSGMNSAPAVVTSPASPTFTFPVNRLFSRDCSSIKSSRRSSYLLAITSERSKSCDEGLNTFKEEGRVFSRLPKRVKSFFTDGSLDNIGSAEEVRSKRHSTSELGNIIYSDVLREGWLHYKQILTEKGKKVGSGMRPWKRVFSVLRSHSLFLYKDKREAVLRGATIGGGAEDEQPISIRGCLVDIAYSETKRKHALRLTTQDFCEYLLQAEDRDDMLDWIKVFRENSKTDSEELGFTRQALINKKLNDYRKQSPTGSKPDSSPRLPRMKPPFLMAKTESALGAPRSPKPESKDDGGPPKSPWGINIMKKTKKAGPKAFGVRLEECQPGVNNKFIPLIVEICCGLVEEMGLEYTGIYRVPGNNAMVSMLQDQLNKGVDINPTEEKWQDLNVVSSLLKSFFRKLPEPLFTNDKYNDFIEANRMEDASERLKTMKKLIRDLPDYYYHTLKFLVCHLKTVADNSDKNKMEPRNLALVFGPTLVRTSEDNMKDMVTHMPDRYKIVETLIQHCHWFFNEEPDKDEKTPVDTEDLQPAPNIDHLLSNIGRTGLLGEASDSTNSDSAKSKASWGSKRDLTAKDFLTLSIMSAVTGRKRRKRHNGRRMGSSTDDDSEQEPVKPVHAGAEEEGEEESPVRDTAPRAEGEEEDDGEEDEDEEIVEKVEEDVVVVSSCREEESGGGQAPEDEGQGKVKVPVWRAPEDARSIVSGYSTLSTLGRSLGSEGRGDDADDEHSELVSETDNESGFVSRSLTQEWPDKAAAESTPLSAPRSYLYTHYKPPILLPTNLLATPEPAERSEGGARSTTPSSSSSTSHRLHSRPSFNSHKLIQCDTLARKKLKGEKVKARSLDLLELSGTTQSGESGSEVRREPSRTNPSSCSSQESLRLGGSRAAVPPSEAASFTPTRAQKDPVRTRLLGSADDLRSVGLRKPLSPETRRKRRAWRRHTVVASPTETPDKRPPLTVTEFPLSPISPNQEKTTGLPREAEGLDPGARQAPPSRFHQYL; via the exons ATGGTCACCTGCCTGCCGCTCTCGCACATCACCTGGACGCCGAGCTGCTTG GCTAAGGGGCGTAGGGATGCTCTCTCCTCCACAGGGGACAATCCTCGGCCCCCCATGGTGGCCCGGCCAGGGAGAGAGGGCCTTGGAGTGGGCTGGAAAGGCCCAAGgacgctggttcttcaaaagaATTCCCAGGGTTTTGGTTTTACCCTCCGTCACTTCATCGTTTACCCCCCTGAATCCGCCCTTCACACCAACCTTAAG GATGAAGAGAATGGCAATGGGAAGG GGTTTCAACGAGGCAAGCTGGAGCCGATGGACACCATTTTTGTCAAGAATGTGAGGGAGAAAGGTCCGGCGCACCAGGCGGGACTATGCACAG GGGATCGGCTGGTGAAAGTAAACGGAGAGAGCATTCTGGGAAAGACGTACTCTCAGGTGATCGCCCTCATTCAGAACAG CGAGAGTGTGCTGGAGCTCTCCATTATGCCCAAAGATGAAGACGTTCTTCAGCTG GCATACTCCCAGGATGCCTACCTGAGTGGCAACGAACCATTTTCTGGGGGAGCAGAGAAcctccctccaccccctcccctcTGCTATCCTCGGGCAAAGACTACATCACCATCGGGGGCTCCCCCATCGGCGCCTATGGGCCAGAACCAGCTGGATAACTGGAGTCGCTGGCCCGGTTCTTCTAGTGCTTCGTCCCCCCTCGACAACCGCTCCACTGTTGGAAGTCCTGCCAGCTGGCAGGAAAGTCGCTCTGGAGAGCCAGGTGGTGTGGGTCACAGCAGCCCTGCCCACCGAACAGAAGAGATCCAGTATGGCATGACCAGCCAGCAGCCACAGGGACAGACCAGGGGGCGCTCTTATTCTTCTTCGTCCTCATCAGGCCCTTTATCCAGCCCTCTTCAAGTCCACTATCCCAACCATCACTCTGGCAGCTCCACACGGAAGACCAGCTCAGTCTGGAATAGTCCCCCTCTGCCCCAGATGAGTCAGAGTCGAACAGAGCGATGCCAGCAGGCACTGTCAGACTGGTACTACAGTCAGGTGCCTGAGCGCTCAGGAAGGAGCATCCAAACCCGTCATCGCAGCTACTCTCAGGACCGGCTTAGCGATTCGCGGCGGCAGCGGCAGCAGACGGGCGGGTGGCCGCACAGTGCCTCACAGGACACTCTACTGCTCCAGCAGTCTGGACCACACGGCGAGCCCCACTGGTCCTATGGAGATTGGGAAGGGGGCGTGGACAGGGGCCACGCTTCCTCAAACTACACTCGAACTCGTTCTGAAAACCTGCTAGCTCAGTATGATCGGCATGGTCGCTCATTGGAGATGCTGGACCGAGCAACTGGAATGGTTTCTCCTCGATTTGAAAGGCCGTCTTGGAACCAGCCTCCAAAACCTCCTCCAAGAACTGTTACATACCAAAGGGATGGGGGGCATTTCAGTGCTCCACAACCGAGGCCCAAGCCTCAACACTCTCAATCACATTCTCAACCCCAACCTCAGCAGCAAGCAGCCCCCCAGAACAGGCGTCTTCCTGCTGGGCAGAGCATGGATGACCAGCCAGTTGGCTACCGTAGTTACAGCCCATCTTTTTACCGAAAGACTGGTCGCATCATGCAGCAAGCGCACTCATTCAGAGACCCTTCATACTCTGGCCCACATTTGAACTGGAACCCTGCTCCAAAAACAAGCCCCCCAGAGAGCACCCCTTCACCACTTTCTGCCTCAACCACGACACCCGAATCCCAGGACAAGGTGTATCGGCCTACTAATCACGAGAGGGAACGGGGTCCAGTAGAGGCCGAGGTGGTGGCACAGACCCAAGAAGTAGTGCTGAGGCAAAAACCCCCAACCGGGCGAAGAAATGCCTACGGCATGCGTCACCCCCACTATGCGTTGCCCATAGATGGCTTGGAGCCGTCACTATTTTCCACTGACCCACAAGAGTCCTTTACTGTTCCGGAATCCACAGGGGATGCAGCCCCCCGGAAAGCAAATGGAAACCTTGTCCCACTAACCGTGGAAGACGACTCCCTTGCATCTATCCCTTTCATAG ATGAGCCGACCAGTCCAAGCGCTGACTTGCGCGCACGCCATGTGCCGGCGTCCTCAGTGGTCTCCAGCGGCATGAACTCGGCACCGGCCGTGGTCACCAGCCCCGCCTCCCCCACCTTCACCTTCCCCGTCAATAGGCTTTTCTCCCGTGACTGCA GCAGTATTAAATCCAGTCGCCGTTCCTCCTATCTTCTAGCCATCACCTCCGAGCGCTCCAAGTCATGTGACGAGGGACTCAACACATTCAAGGAGGAGGGGCGCGTCTTCTC GCGGCTACCAAAGAGAGTCAAGAGCTTCTTCACAGACGGG TCTCTGGACAATATCGGGTCGGCAGAGGAGGTGCGGTCCAAGCGCCATTCCACGTCGGAGCTGGGAAACATCATCTACAGTGATGTGCTGCGAGAAGGATGGTTGCATTACAAACAGATCCTCACAGAGAAGGGCAAG AAGGTGGGGAGCGGCATGCGTCCATGGAAGCGGGTCTTTTCCGTGCTGCGCTCCCACTCGCTCTTCCTCTACAAGGACAAGAGGGAGGCGGTGCTGAGAGGCGCCACCATTGGAGGAGGCGCCGAGGACGAGCAGCCCATCAGCATCCGCGGCTGCCTGGTGGACATCGCCTACAGCGAGACCAAACGCAAGCACGCGCTGCGACTGACAACGCAGGACTTCTGCGAGTACCTGCTGCAGGCGGAGGACCGCGACGACATGCTGGACTGGATCAAGGTGTTCCGAGAgaacagcaagacagacagtgAG GAGCTGGGCTTCACCCGACAGGCGCTGATCAACAAGAAACTCAACGATTACAGGAAACAGAG tcCAACTGGGAGTAAGCCTGATTCCTCTCCTCGACTTCCACGCATGAAGCCCCCCTTCCTGATGGCCAAGACGGAGAGTGCTCTCGGGGCTCCGCGGTCCCCTAAACCAGAGAGCAAAG ATGACGGTGGACCGCCGAAGTCTCCGTGGGGAATCAAcatcatgaagaagacaaagaaggcGGGGCCCAAAGCTTTTGGTGTGAGGTTGGAGGAGTGCCAGCCGGGAGTCAACAACAAG TTCATCCCCCTGATCGTGGAGATCTGCTGTGGTCTGGTGGAGGAGATGGGTTTGGAGTACACAGGGATCTACCGTGTCCCCGGGAACAACGCCATGGTGTCCATGCTGCAGGATCAGCTCAACAAGGGAGTGGACATCAACCCTACAGAAGAG AAATGGCAGGACCTCAATGTTGTCAGCAGTCTACTCAAGTCGTTCTTCAGGAAACTTCCAGAGCCACTGTTCACCAATG ATAAATACAATGACTTCATTGAAGCCAACAGAATGGAGGATGCATCAGAACGATTGAAGACCATGAAGAAACTG ATCCGAGACTTGCCGGATTATTACTACCACACTCTGAAGTTCCTGGTGTGTCACCTGAAGACTGTAGCGGACAACTCTGACAAAAACAAG ATGGAGCCTCGTAACCTGGCTCTGGTGTTTGGGCCGACCTTGGTGCGCACTTCAGAGGATAACATGAAAGACATGGTCACACACATGCCTGACCGCTACAAGATAGTGGAGACGCTCATCCAGCAC TGCCACTGGTTTTTCAATGAGGAGCCTGACAAGGACGAGAAG ACACCGGTGGACACAGAGGACCTGCAGCCCGCCCCCAACATTGACCACCTGCTGTCAAACATCGGGAGGACGGGTCTGCTTGGTGAGGCATCAG ACTCAACCAACAGTGACTCAGCAAAGTCAAAG GCGTCATGGGGGTCAAAGAGAGACCTGACAGCGAAGGACTTCCTGACTCTGTCGATCATGTCAGCGGTGACGGGCCGCAAGCGCAGGAAACGCCACAACGGGAGGCGAATGGGCAGCAGCACCGACGACGACTCGGAGCAGGAGCCAGTCAAACCTGTCCACGCAGGAGCGGAGGAGGAAGGGGAAGAGGAGTCACCGGTCAGGGACACAGCACCGCGGGCAGAaggcgaggaggaggatgacggggaggaggatgaagatgaggaaatTGTAGAGAAAGTAGAAGAGGACGTGGTGGTGGTTTCCAGCTGTAGAGAGGAGGAGTCAGGAGGGGGTCAGGCTCCTGAGGACGAGGGACAGGGGAAGGTGAAGGTGCCGGTGTGGAGGGCTCCAGAGGACGCTCGCTCCATCGTATCTGGTTACTCCACCTTGTCCACGTTAGGGCGGAGCCTGGGCTCGGAAGGACGAGGCGATGATGCCGACGACGAGCACAGTGAGCTGGTGAGCGAGACCGACAACGAGAGCGGCTTCGTGTCGCGCTCCCTCACGCAGGAGTGGCCCGACAAAGCAGCAGCGGAGAGCACTCCATTGTCAGCGCCACGCAGCTACCTTTACACTCACTACAAGCCCCCCATTCTCTTGCCCACTAACCTCCTGGCCACACCGGAGCCTGCGGAGAGGAGCGAAGGAGGCGCTCGCTCCACCAcgccttcatcctcctcctccacctctcacaGACTCCACTCTCGTCCCTCCTTCAACTCTCACAAGCTCATCCAGTGTGACACTCTGGCCAGGAAGAAGCTGAAGGGAGAGAAGGTCAAAGCCCGATCGCTGGACCTGTTGGAGCTGTCCGGTACCACTCAGAGTGGCGAGTCCGGGTCGGAGGTGAGGAGAGAGCCATCCCGGACCAACCCATCCTCCTGCAGTAGCCAGGAGAGTCTCCGTCTGGGGGGCAGCAGAGCGGCCGTCCCGCCCAGCGAAGCTGCGTCCTTCACCCCCACCAGGGCGCAGAAGGACCCGGTGCGAACGCGACTGCTCGGCTCCGCCGACGACCTGCGCAGCGTGGGACTGAGGAAGCCGCTGTCCCCTGAGACGCGGCGGAAGAGGCGAGCGTGGCGCAGACACACCGTGGTGGCCTCCCCGACGGAGACCCCCGACAAAAGACCCCCGCTGACAGTCACCGAGTTCCCTTTGTCTCCCATCTCCCCAAACCAGGAGAAAACTACCGGGCTGCCTCGGGAGGCCGAGGGGCTTGACCCAGGAGCACGTCAGGCCCCGCCCTCTAGATTCCACCAGTACCTTTGA